A single region of the Vicia villosa cultivar HV-30 ecotype Madison, WI linkage group LG4, Vvil1.0, whole genome shotgun sequence genome encodes:
- the LOC131596868 gene encoding uncharacterized protein LOC131596868, producing the protein MIIGSLNIRGGNSAKRRRINRLIVKGKVDVIFIQESKLCDVSVCTARSFWKNIDVDFSFLPSVGLSGGIITLWNSAFVQVLNSFGGMGYLGIKVIWKGEIHYLVNVYSPCSIAEKRILWSKLLHLKTVFSDSEWVIAGDFNAVKNGSERKGLSVVARSREWRDFSDFINLSNLIDVPSKGKKFSWFGGDGKAISRIDRFLVSDNLVNKWRIVGQLVGDRDISDHCPVWLLIDKAIWGPKPSMVNSEWFSNCDFLPFVEKAWRSISVVGRCNFVLKEKLRILKERLRWWNINIFGKFNSAIEEGVKGIM; encoded by the coding sequence ATGATTATCGGTTCTCTCAACATCAGAGGGGGGAATTCTGCAAAGAGAAGAAGGATCAACCGATTAATTGTCAAAGGTAAAGTTGATGTCATTTTTATTCAAGAATCTAAGCTTTGTGATGTGTCTGTTTGTACTGCTAGAAGTTTTTGGAAGAACATAGATGTGGATTTTTCTTTTTTGCCATCAGTGGGTCTCTCGGGGGGGATTATTACTCTGTGGAATTCTGCTTTTGTTCAAGTCCTGAATTCTTTTGGAGGGATGGGGTATTTGGGAATTAAAGTTATTTGGAAGGGTGAAATCCATTATTTAGTGAATGTATATTCACCTTGTTCTATCGCTGAGAAGAGGATTTTATGGAGTAAGTTATTACATCTGAAAACTGTTTTTTCCGATAGTGAATGGGTCATAGCAGGTGATTTTAACGCGGTGAAGAACGGGAGTGAGAGGAAGGGTTTATCGGTCGTGGCTAGAAGCAGAGAATGGAGGGATTTTTCGGATTTTATTAATTTGAGCAATTTGATCGATGTTCCGAGCAAAGGTAAAAAATTCTCTTGGTTCGGTGGGGATGGTAAAGCTATAAGTAGAATAGATAGATTCTTGGTGTCGGACAATCTTGTGAATAAATGGAGGATTGTGGGCCAATTGGTGGGAGATAGAGACATTTCCGACCATTGTCCGGTTTGGCTTCTTATTGATAAGGCGATTTGGGGTCCCAAACCTTCTATGGTTAATTCGGAATGGTTCTCTAATTGTGATTTCTTACCTTTTGTGGAGAAGGCGTGGAGGTCGATCTCGGTGGTAGGGAGATGCAATTTCGTGTTAAAAGAAAAATTGAGGATCTTGAAAGAAAGACTAAGATGGTGGAATATTAACATTTTCGGAAAGTTTAATTCGGCGATAGAAGAAGGTGTTAAGGGTATAATGTAG